One window of the Macaca thibetana thibetana isolate TM-01 chromosome 1, ASM2454274v1, whole genome shotgun sequence genome contains the following:
- the FCAMR gene encoding high affinity immunoglobulin alpha and immunoglobulin mu Fc receptor isoform X2: protein MDGEATLKLREQKVANRRAGWKMPFFLILCLLQGSSFALPQKRPHPRWLWEGSLPSRTHLRTMGTLRPSSSLCWREESSFAAPNALKGSRLVSGEPGGAVTIRCHYAPSSVNRHQRKYWCRLGPPRWICQTIVSTSHYTHHRYRDRVALTDFPQRGLFVVRLSQLSPDDIGCYLCGIGSENAMLFLSMNLTISAGPSSTLPTATPAVGELTMRSYGTAFPVANRGIPGTTQTSGQGTAWDTVASTPGTSMATASAEGSQTPGATRLAAPGTGSWAEGSVKVPAPIPESPAAKSRSMSDTTEGVWGGTRSSVTNGVRASKDRREMTTTKADRPKEDTEGVRITLDVAKNVLGTIRPPALVSETLAWEILPQATPVSKQQSLGYVGETTPAVGLWTLGTPAAGVWTLGTPAAGVWTSIEAASGEGSAAGDLDAATGDRGPQATLSQAPAVGPWRPPAKESSVKR from the exons ATGGATGGAGAGGCcacactgaagctcagagaacaaAAG GTTGCCAACAGGAGGGCAGGATGGAAAATGCCTTTCTTCCTCATACTGTGTCTGCTACAAG GTTCTTCTTTCGCCCTTCCACAAAAAAGACCCCATCCGAGATGGCTGTGGGAGGGCTCTCTCCCCTCCAGGACCCATCTCCGGACCATGGGAACACTCAGGCCTTCGTCATCCCTCTGCTGGAGGGAGGAGAGCTCCTTTGCAG CTCCAAATGCATTGAAGGGCTCAAGGCTGGTGTCTGGGGAGCCTGGAGGAGCTGTCACCATCCGCTGCCATTATGCCCCCTCATCTGTCAACAGGCACCAAAGGAAGTACTGGTGCCGTCTGGGGCCCCCAAGATGGATCTGCCAGACCATTGTGTCCACCAGCCACTACACTCACCATCGCTATCGTGACCGTGTGGCCCTCACAGACTTTCCACAGAGAGGCCTGTTTGTGGTGAGGCTGTCCCAACTGTCCCCGGATGACATCGGATGCTACCTCTGCGGCATTGGAAGTGAAAATGCCATGCTGTTCTTAAGCATGAATCTGACCATCTCTGCAG GTCCCTCCAGCACCCTCCccacagccactccagctgtTGGGGAGCTCACCATGCGATCCTATGGAACAGCATTTCCGGTGGCCAATAGAGGGATCCCAGGAACCACCCAGACCTCAGGACAGGGGACAGCATGGGACACAGTTGCTTCAACTCCAGGAACCAGCATGGCCACAGCTTCAGCTGAGGGAAGCCAAACCCCAGGAGCAACGAGGCTAGCAGCTCCAGGGACAGGCAGCTGGGCGGAGGGTTCCGTCAAAGTACCAGCTCCCATTCCAGAGAGTCCAGCTGCAAAAAGCAGAAGCATGTCCGATACAACAGAAGGTGTTTGGGGGGGCACCAGAAGCTCAGTGACAAACGGGGTGAGAGCCAGCAAGGACAGGAGGGAGATGACAACTACCAAGGCTGATAGGCCAAAGGAGGACACAGAGGGGGTCAGGATCACTCTTGATGTGGCCAAAAATGTCCTAGGAACCATTAGGCCACCAGCTCTGGTCTCAGAAACTCTGGCCTGGGAAATCCTCCCACAAGCAACGCCAGTTTCTAAGCAACAATCTCTGGGCTACGTTGGAGAAACAACTCCAGCTGTAGGCTTGTGGACCTTGGGAACTCCAGCTGCAGGTGTGTGGACCTTGGGAACTCCAGCTGCAGGTGTGTGGACCAGCATAGAGGCAGCATCTGGGGAAGGAAGTGCTGCAGGGGACCTAGATGCTGCCACTGGAGACAGAGGTCCCCAAGCAACGCTGAGCCAGGCCCCGGCAGTAGGACCCTGGAGGCCCCCTGCCAAGGAGTCCTCTGTGAAGAGGTAA
- the FCAMR gene encoding high affinity immunoglobulin alpha and immunoglobulin mu Fc receptor isoform X1, whose translation MDGEATLKLREQKVANRRAGWKMPFFLILCLLQGSSFALPQKRPHPRWLWEGSLPSRTHLRTMGTLRPSSSLCWREESSFAAPNALKGSRLVSGEPGGAVTIRCHYAPSSVNRHQRKYWCRLGPPRWICQTIVSTSHYTHHRYRDRVALTDFPQRGLFVVRLSQLSPDDIGCYLCGIGSENAMLFLSMNLTISAGPSSTLPTATPAVGELTMRSYGTAFPVANRGIPGTTQTSGQGTAWDTVASTPGTSMATASAEGSQTPGATRLAAPGTGSWAEGSVKVPAPIPESPAAKSRSMSDTTEGVWGGTRSSVTNGVRASKDRREMTTTKADRPKEDTEGVRITLDVAKNVLGTIRPPALVSETLAWEILPQATPVSKQQSLGYVGETTPAVGLWTLGTPAAGVWTLGTPAAGVWTSIEAASGEGSAAGDLDAATGDRGPQATLSQAPAVGPWRPPAKESSVKSAFPEEESSSRTLAPVSTMLALFMLMALVLLQRKLRRRRISQEAERVTLIQMTHFLEVNLQPDQLPHVERKMLQDDSLPAEASLTAPERNPGP comes from the exons ATGGATGGAGAGGCcacactgaagctcagagaacaaAAG GTTGCCAACAGGAGGGCAGGATGGAAAATGCCTTTCTTCCTCATACTGTGTCTGCTACAAG GTTCTTCTTTCGCCCTTCCACAAAAAAGACCCCATCCGAGATGGCTGTGGGAGGGCTCTCTCCCCTCCAGGACCCATCTCCGGACCATGGGAACACTCAGGCCTTCGTCATCCCTCTGCTGGAGGGAGGAGAGCTCCTTTGCAG CTCCAAATGCATTGAAGGGCTCAAGGCTGGTGTCTGGGGAGCCTGGAGGAGCTGTCACCATCCGCTGCCATTATGCCCCCTCATCTGTCAACAGGCACCAAAGGAAGTACTGGTGCCGTCTGGGGCCCCCAAGATGGATCTGCCAGACCATTGTGTCCACCAGCCACTACACTCACCATCGCTATCGTGACCGTGTGGCCCTCACAGACTTTCCACAGAGAGGCCTGTTTGTGGTGAGGCTGTCCCAACTGTCCCCGGATGACATCGGATGCTACCTCTGCGGCATTGGAAGTGAAAATGCCATGCTGTTCTTAAGCATGAATCTGACCATCTCTGCAG GTCCCTCCAGCACCCTCCccacagccactccagctgtTGGGGAGCTCACCATGCGATCCTATGGAACAGCATTTCCGGTGGCCAATAGAGGGATCCCAGGAACCACCCAGACCTCAGGACAGGGGACAGCATGGGACACAGTTGCTTCAACTCCAGGAACCAGCATGGCCACAGCTTCAGCTGAGGGAAGCCAAACCCCAGGAGCAACGAGGCTAGCAGCTCCAGGGACAGGCAGCTGGGCGGAGGGTTCCGTCAAAGTACCAGCTCCCATTCCAGAGAGTCCAGCTGCAAAAAGCAGAAGCATGTCCGATACAACAGAAGGTGTTTGGGGGGGCACCAGAAGCTCAGTGACAAACGGGGTGAGAGCCAGCAAGGACAGGAGGGAGATGACAACTACCAAGGCTGATAGGCCAAAGGAGGACACAGAGGGGGTCAGGATCACTCTTGATGTGGCCAAAAATGTCCTAGGAACCATTAGGCCACCAGCTCTGGTCTCAGAAACTCTGGCCTGGGAAATCCTCCCACAAGCAACGCCAGTTTCTAAGCAACAATCTCTGGGCTACGTTGGAGAAACAACTCCAGCTGTAGGCTTGTGGACCTTGGGAACTCCAGCTGCAGGTGTGTGGACCTTGGGAACTCCAGCTGCAGGTGTGTGGACCAGCATAGAGGCAGCATCTGGGGAAGGAAGTGCTGCAGGGGACCTAGATGCTGCCACTGGAGACAGAGGTCCCCAAGCAACGCTGAGCCAGGCCCCGGCAGTAGGACCCTGGAGGCCCCCTGCCAAGGAGTCCTCTGTGAAGAG TGCTTTTCCAGAAGAGGAGAGCAGCTCTCGGACCCTGGCTCCTGTCTCTACCATGCTGGCCCTGTTTATGCTTATGGCTCTGGTTCTATTGCAAAGGAAGCTCCGGAGAAGGAGGATCT CTCAGGAGGCAGAAAGGGTCACCCTAATTCAGATGACACATTTTCTGGAAGTGAACCTCCAACCAGACCAGCTGCCCCATGTGGAAAGAAAGATGCTCCAGGATGACTCTCTTCCTGCTGAGGCCAGCCTGACTGCCCCAGAGAGGAATCCAGGACCCTGA